The Papaver somniferum cultivar HN1 unplaced genomic scaffold, ASM357369v1 unplaced-scaffold_107, whole genome shotgun sequence genome includes a region encoding these proteins:
- the LOC113327784 gene encoding uncharacterized protein LOC113327784 encodes MRKKKKNMTNRSKKNDEFLVEVPESMAYLDTLKIPVVLVAVAVAVALFAKVLVLYDESKSQERIERKIRNAPEGQGTVRMLSPEEWEEIQEVRPRTPFESKLARPNARLRTDEPLRMGGVKDWGIDVLTDALTRVEESIRRCAK; translated from the exons atgaggaaaaagaagaagaatatgacgAATCGAAGCAAAAAGAATGATGAGTTTTTAGTTGAAGTACCAGAATCGATGGCTTATTTAGATACACTTAAAATTCCTGTTgttcttgttgctgttgctgttgctgttgctctATTCGCCAAAGTTCTCGTGCTG TATGATGAATCAAAATCTCAAGAGAGGATTGAGCGCAAAATTAGGAATGCTCCTGAAGGTCAAGGGACGGTTAGGATGCTTAGTCCTGAAGAATGGGAGGAAATCCAAGAAGTGAGGCCAAGGACTCCTTTCGAATCCAAGCTTGCTCGTCCAAATGCACGGTTAAGAACTGATGAACCACTTCGCATG GGGGGTGTCAAAGACTGGGGTATCGATGTGCTCACAGATGCACTTACTAGAGTGGAAGAAAGTATCAGACGCTGTGCCAAGTAA